From the genome of Leptolyngbya iicbica LK, one region includes:
- a CDS encoding NUDIX domain-containing protein has protein sequence MTYRNPAPTVDIVIEMRDRPHRPIVLIERRNEPFGWAIPGGFVDYGERVEIAAIREAQEETQLDITLIEQFYVYSDPSRDPRKHTLSIVFLAYATGTPIAADDAKDIALFAPWEVPINLCFDHDRILQDYWQYRHYGVRPRP, from the coding sequence GTGACGTACCGTAATCCTGCTCCGACTGTAGACATTGTGATCGAGATGCGCGATCGCCCCCATCGGCCAATTGTGTTGATCGAGCGGCGTAATGAACCGTTTGGGTGGGCCATTCCCGGCGGCTTTGTGGATTACGGCGAACGGGTGGAAATCGCGGCGATCCGGGAAGCACAGGAAGAAACGCAGCTAGACATAACTTTGATCGAGCAGTTTTACGTCTACTCCGACCCCAGCCGCGACCCGCGCAAACATACCCTGAGCATTGTGTTTCTCGCCTACGCGACGGGCACCCCCATCGCCGCTGATGACGCCAAAGACATTGCCCTATTCGCCCCGTGGGAAGTGCCTATCAATCTCTGTTTCGACCACGATCGCATCCTGCAAGATTACTGGCAGTATCGTCATTACGGCGTTCGTCCCCGCCCTTGA
- a CDS encoding RidA family protein, with the protein MERKIVQTDQAPAPVGPYNQAIAATGTMLFVSGQIPLDPQTGELVGGDDIVAQTEQAIANLKAILAAGGATLDNVVKTSVFLKDMNDFATMNATYAQHFGEDNAPARACVEVARLPKDVRVEIECIAVI; encoded by the coding sequence ATGGAACGCAAAATTGTGCAAACCGATCAGGCACCGGCACCCGTTGGGCCATATAACCAGGCGATCGCTGCGACGGGCACCATGCTGTTTGTCTCCGGCCAGATTCCCCTCGATCCTCAAACTGGCGAACTGGTCGGTGGTGACGATATCGTGGCGCAAACCGAACAGGCGATCGCCAACCTCAAAGCCATTCTCGCCGCTGGCGGTGCCACCCTGGACAACGTGGTCAAAACCTCCGTCTTTCTCAAAGATATGAACGACTTTGCCACGATGAACGCCACCTACGCTCAGCACTTTGGCGAAGACAATGCACCCGCCCGTGCCTGTGTCGAAGTCGCGCGTCTGCCCAAAGATGTGCGCGTTGAAATTGAGTGCATCGCCGTCATCTAA
- a CDS encoding Fur family transcriptional regulator produces the protein MAIASEKASPSYRIPLCTKLVEAWLIADMNGRTRSQERILQVMQGLTKPASAQDLYMELRNHQYSIGLATVYRSLDALKLDGLVQVRTLPSGESLYSLPQEDRHHLTCLRCGGSISIDECPVHDLEHELQAHHKFRIYYHTLEFFGLCPDCQAQEEVAAGSAE, from the coding sequence ATGGCGATCGCATCCGAAAAGGCTTCACCATCCTACCGTATCCCGCTCTGCACTAAGCTGGTAGAGGCGTGGTTGATAGCAGACATGAACGGACGCACTCGCAGTCAAGAACGCATTCTCCAAGTGATGCAAGGGCTCACTAAACCAGCATCAGCTCAGGATCTTTATATGGAGCTGCGCAATCACCAGTACAGCATCGGTTTGGCAACGGTATATCGTTCGCTAGATGCGCTCAAGCTAGATGGGTTGGTGCAAGTGCGGACGTTGCCCAGTGGCGAATCACTCTACAGCTTGCCCCAAGAAGATCGCCATCACCTCACCTGTTTGCGCTGTGGCGGTAGCATTTCTATCGACGAATGCCCGGTACATGATTTGGAGCATGAACTCCAGGCTCACCACAAGTTCCGCATTTACTACCACACGCTGGAATTTTTTGGCCTGTGTCCCGACTGTCAGGCCCAAGAAGAAGTCGCTGCGGGTAGCGCTGAGTAA
- the purS gene encoding phosphoribosylformylglycinamidine synthase subunit PurS, with the protein MPTYQAQIYVTLRPSVLDPAGTAVQSGLHHMGFDGVEQVRIGKYIQVTLTAEDEATARQQLDQMCDQLLTNPVIENYRFDLTVKATADTAA; encoded by the coding sequence ATGCCGACCTACCAAGCTCAAATCTACGTTACGCTACGCCCTTCGGTGCTTGATCCCGCCGGTACGGCGGTGCAATCAGGACTCCATCACATGGGTTTTGATGGCGTCGAGCAAGTGCGCATTGGCAAATATATCCAAGTCACCCTGACCGCTGAGGATGAAGCCACGGCACGCCAACAGCTCGACCAAATGTGTGATCAGCTGTTGACCAATCCCGTCATTGAAAATTACCGCTTTGATCTCACAGTCAAAGCGACGGCGGACACCGCAGCTTAA
- the purQ gene encoding phosphoribosylformylglycinamidine synthase subunit PurQ, translated as MNVSVIVFPGANCDRDAAYVTRDLLGQPTQMIWHEDRDLQQADVVIVPGGFSYGDYLRCGAIARFSPALQATVEHAQRGGLVIGICNGFQILTEAGLLPGALMRNRDLHFICDRVPLRVERTDLVWTQNYADQAVITVPIAHGEGCYYADADTLQALEDNGQVVFRYCDVTGDPTPASNPNGSLNNIAGICNQQGNVLGMMPHPERVSDPLLGGTDGLALFESVLSKQLQTI; from the coding sequence ATGAATGTCAGCGTTATTGTCTTTCCCGGTGCGAACTGCGATCGCGATGCGGCCTACGTCACCCGCGATCTGCTCGGCCAACCGACCCAAATGATCTGGCACGAAGATCGAGATTTACAACAGGCCGATGTGGTCATCGTGCCTGGTGGGTTTAGCTATGGCGATTATTTGCGATGTGGCGCGATCGCTCGCTTTTCTCCCGCCCTGCAAGCCACAGTGGAACATGCCCAGCGCGGCGGCCTGGTCATCGGCATCTGCAATGGCTTCCAGATTTTGACCGAGGCGGGGTTGCTGCCCGGAGCCCTGATGCGCAATCGCGACCTGCACTTTATTTGCGATCGCGTGCCCCTGCGAGTCGAACGCACCGACCTGGTGTGGACGCAAAACTATGCTGACCAAGCCGTCATCACTGTGCCCATTGCCCACGGCGAGGGCTGCTACTATGCCGACGCCGACACCCTGCAAGCTCTCGAAGACAACGGCCAAGTGGTCTTCCGCTACTGCGATGTCACTGGCGATCCGACCCCGGCTAGCAATCCCAATGGCTCACTGAACAACATTGCGGGCATTTGTAACCAGCAAGGCAACGTCCTCGGCATGATGCCCCACCCCGAGCGAGTCTCGGATCCGCTTTTGGGCGGCACCGACGGGCTGGCCCTGTTTGAAAGTGTGTTGAGTAAGCAACTGCAAACAATTTAG
- the bchL gene encoding ferredoxin:protochlorophyllide reductase (ATP-dependent) iron-sulfur ATP-binding protein, protein MKLSVYGKGGIGKSTTSCNISVALAKRGKKVLQIGCDPKHDSTFTLTGFLIPTIIDTLKEKGFHYENVWPEDVIFKGYGGVDCVEAGGPPAGAGCGGYVVGETVKLLKELNAFDEYDVILFDVLGDVVCGGFAAPLNYSDYCMIVTDNGFDALFAANRIAASVREKARTHPLRLAGLIGNRTSKRDLIDKYIESVPMPVLEILPLIEDIRISRVKGKTLFEMAETDPSLTPVTQYYLNIADQILAQPEGVIPSETKDRDLFALLSDFYLNPPEDAPKQESELDLMMV, encoded by the coding sequence GTGAAACTCTCCGTCTATGGCAAAGGTGGCATTGGCAAATCCACCACCAGTTGCAACATTTCCGTCGCCCTCGCCAAACGGGGCAAAAAAGTCCTCCAAATTGGCTGCGACCCCAAACACGACAGCACCTTCACCCTGACCGGATTCCTCATCCCCACCATCATCGACACGCTAAAAGAAAAGGGCTTTCACTACGAAAACGTGTGGCCTGAAGACGTGATCTTCAAAGGCTACGGCGGCGTGGACTGTGTGGAAGCGGGCGGCCCCCCAGCGGGCGCGGGCTGCGGCGGTTACGTGGTGGGCGAAACCGTCAAACTCCTCAAAGAACTCAACGCCTTTGATGAGTACGACGTGATTCTCTTTGATGTGCTGGGCGATGTCGTCTGTGGCGGTTTTGCCGCCCCGTTGAACTATTCCGACTACTGCATGATCGTCACCGACAACGGCTTCGACGCGCTATTTGCAGCCAACCGGATTGCCGCCTCCGTCCGCGAAAAAGCCCGCACCCATCCCTTACGCTTGGCCGGACTCATCGGCAACCGCACCTCCAAGCGTGACCTGATCGATAAATACATCGAATCAGTGCCCATGCCAGTGCTCGAAATTCTGCCGCTGATCGAAGACATCCGCATTTCTCGCGTGAAGGGCAAGACCCTCTTCGAAATGGCCGAAACCGATCCGTCCCTGACACCGGTCACGCAGTACTACCTCAACATTGCGGATCAGATCCTCGCGCAGCCCGAAGGGGTCATTCCCAGCGAAACGAAGGATCGCGATTTGTTTGCGTTACTGTCTGACTTCTATCTCAATCCGCCAGAAGATGCGCCCAAACAAGAATCAGAACTGGATTTGATGATGGTTTGA
- a CDS encoding DUF5331 domain-containing protein, producing MAFFENFVSVIRQKWLDYVESNREWLQLQMRMTSVRTPDGGRRPSSLLILGVVNALEPKLGNLMVPFYQLNSDEDALVEVLGLNFDPEMALSNGNLPTTVEAENEEAKMLLDAAEADED from the coding sequence ATGGCCTTCTTCGAAAACTTCGTATCAGTAATACGCCAAAAATGGTTAGATTACGTCGAATCCAACCGTGAATGGTTGCAGTTGCAAATGCGCATGACCTCGGTCAGAACCCCAGATGGGGGACGGCGTCCGTCGTCATTGCTGATCTTGGGTGTGGTCAATGCTCTAGAGCCTAAGCTAGGCAACCTGATGGTGCCGTTTTACCAGCTCAATTCTGATGAAGATGCGCTGGTTGAAGTACTGGGCCTGAACTTTGACCCAGAAATGGCTCTCAGCAACGGCAACCTGCCCACCACAGTTGAGGCGGAAAACGAAGAAGCCAAAATGCTGCTCGATGCGGCGGAAGCTGACGAGGACTAA
- a CDS encoding ferredoxin:protochlorophyllide reductase (ATP-dependent) subunit N: MTLAKPQTQNLEFDCDTGNYHTFCPISCVAWLYQKIEDSFFLVIGTKTCGYFLQNAMGVMIFAEPRYAMAELEEADISAQLNDYAELKRLCEQIKRDRNPSVIVFIGTCTTEIIKMDLEGLAPKLEGEIGIPIVVARANGLDYAFTQGEDTVLAAMVQRCPTSDDLDTPEEKSERNNFQKLLNLGRKQDTPAATEDTQYHDHPNLVIFGSVPDPIVTQMTLELKKQGIKVGGWLPAKRYTELPVLDEGDYVIGINPFLSRTATGLMRRRKCKLIGAPFPIGPDGTRAWIEKVCSVFGIEPQGLEEREAKIWESLEEYLAIVRGKSVYFMGDNLLEISLARFLVRCGMTVPEIGIPYMDKRYQAAELALLEQTCHEMGAPLPKITEKPDNYKQIQRIQQIQPDLVITGMAHANPLEARGINTKWSVEFTFAQIHGFANARDILELVTRPLRRNSSLRDLGWDKLIQEEAKV, from the coding sequence ATGACCCTGGCCAAGCCCCAAACGCAAAATTTAGAATTTGACTGTGACACGGGCAATTACCATACGTTTTGCCCCATTAGCTGTGTTGCCTGGCTCTATCAAAAAATCGAAGATAGCTTTTTCCTCGTCATTGGCACCAAAACCTGTGGCTACTTTTTGCAAAATGCGATGGGGGTGATGATTTTCGCCGAACCGCGCTATGCCATGGCAGAGCTGGAAGAGGCTGATATTTCGGCCCAGTTAAACGACTACGCTGAGCTGAAGCGACTGTGCGAGCAAATTAAGCGCGATCGCAATCCCTCAGTCATCGTCTTCATTGGCACCTGCACCACCGAGATCATCAAAATGGACCTCGAAGGGCTAGCGCCAAAACTCGAAGGAGAAATCGGGATTCCCATTGTCGTCGCCCGCGCCAACGGTCTTGACTATGCCTTTACCCAAGGGGAAGACACCGTGCTGGCAGCCATGGTGCAACGGTGCCCCACCAGCGACGACCTCGACACTCCTGAAGAGAAATCGGAGCGCAACAACTTCCAAAAATTGCTCAACCTTGGCCGCAAACAAGATACCCCAGCGGCAACCGAAGACACGCAATATCATGACCATCCCAACTTGGTCATTTTTGGCTCAGTGCCCGACCCCATCGTCACGCAAATGACCTTGGAACTAAAAAAACAGGGCATCAAAGTCGGTGGCTGGTTGCCCGCCAAGCGTTATACCGAACTCCCTGTCTTGGATGAAGGGGATTATGTGATTGGCATCAATCCCTTTCTCTCACGGACGGCAACGGGACTGATGCGGCGGCGCAAATGCAAGCTCATCGGCGCACCGTTCCCCATTGGTCCGGACGGCACTCGCGCATGGATCGAAAAAGTTTGCTCAGTCTTTGGCATCGAACCCCAAGGCTTGGAAGAGCGGGAGGCCAAAATTTGGGAATCGCTGGAAGAGTATTTGGCGATCGTGCGCGGCAAGTCAGTCTACTTTATGGGCGATAACCTGCTGGAAATTTCCCTGGCTCGTTTTCTCGTCCGCTGTGGCATGACCGTCCCCGAAATCGGCATTCCCTATATGGATAAGCGCTATCAAGCCGCAGAACTGGCGCTACTAGAGCAGACCTGCCATGAGATGGGCGCACCGCTGCCCAAAATCACCGAAAAGCCCGACAACTATAAGCAAATTCAGCGAATTCAGCAGATTCAGCCGGATCTGGTGATTACAGGCATGGCCCACGCCAATCCGCTAGAAGCGCGGGGCATCAACACCAAGTGGTCAGTAGAATTTACCTTTGCCCAAATTCACGGCTTTGCCAATGCTCGTGACATCTTAGAGTTGGTGACTCGGCCCCTCCGCCGCAACAGTAGCCTCCGCGACCTCGGGTGGGACAAACTCATCCAAGAAGAAGCGAAAGTCTAA
- a CDS encoding M48 family metallopeptidase translates to MDTTAHKTVLTGLKADHFRHPLDLNATTTLRQLPGLDVVVRTALGPVAEQVFYLDNISSSVLVSDRQLPHLHESLLEACKILDLDAPQLYIRQHPVPNAYTFAMRGKQPFIVIHTALIDLLNPAEIQAVIGHELGHLKCDHSVYLTLANLLTLAASQLPFAELLVPTFQTQIMEWVRCAEFTCDRAALLVVQDAKTIASLLMKLSGGSPSLSDQLNVEAFLDQARAYDVAVASETGEVIKQIRTQDLTHPLPVLRAREIDRWFNSPEYQTLLNRDVSQYNPRVSSKGGWRNW, encoded by the coding sequence ATGGATACCACTGCTCACAAAACCGTTTTAACTGGCCTGAAAGCTGACCACTTTCGCCATCCGCTGGATCTGAATGCGACGACGACCTTGCGCCAGTTGCCCGGGCTTGACGTGGTCGTGCGGACGGCCCTGGGACCAGTCGCTGAGCAGGTGTTTTACCTCGACAACATTTCGTCCAGTGTCTTGGTGAGCGATCGCCAATTGCCCCACCTGCATGAGTCGTTATTGGAAGCGTGCAAAATCCTTGATTTGGATGCCCCTCAACTCTACATCCGTCAGCATCCGGTGCCCAATGCTTACACCTTTGCCATGCGGGGCAAGCAGCCGTTTATCGTCATTCACACGGCGCTGATTGACTTGCTCAATCCCGCCGAAATTCAAGCGGTGATCGGCCATGAACTGGGGCACCTGAAGTGCGATCACAGTGTGTACCTTACCCTGGCTAATCTGCTCACCTTGGCGGCTAGTCAGCTTCCCTTTGCGGAGCTGTTGGTGCCCACCTTCCAAACCCAGATTATGGAATGGGTGCGCTGTGCCGAGTTTACCTGCGATCGCGCCGCCCTCCTCGTGGTTCAAGACGCCAAAACCATCGCCTCATTACTGATGAAGTTATCGGGTGGCTCCCCCAGTCTCTCCGACCAGCTGAATGTGGAGGCTTTCCTTGATCAGGCGCGGGCCTACGACGTAGCCGTTGCCTCGGAAACGGGGGAAGTGATTAAGCAGATTCGCACCCAGGATTTGACCCATCCGTTGCCGGTGTTGCGGGCGCGTGAGATTGATCGCTGGTTTAATAGTCCCGAATACCAAACTTTGCTAAACCGCGACGTTTCGCAGTATAATCCTCGAGTGTCATCTAAGGGCGGATGGCGGAATTGGTAG
- the wecB gene encoding non-hydrolyzing UDP-N-acetylglucosamine 2-epimerase, which yields MSAPIRVCITLGTRPEAIKLAPVIQAFRQSAAFATQVILTGQHREMVEQVMQLFHLGADEDLEIMQPQQSLTDITCRSLQGLEDCFVRSQPDLVIVQGDTTTAFSAALAAFYQKIPVGHVEAGLRTDDLLNPFPEEANRRLISQITRLHFAPTDTAVGHLQKSGVVGEVHHTGNTVIDALLAVAAQNPPCSIPGLDWQKYRVLLSTVHRRENWGEPLQDIAQGFLKILDQCPDTALLLPLHRNPTVREPLTIALGEHPRVFLTEPLDYAQLVGAMQRCTLLLTDSGGLQEEAPGLGKPVLVLRETTERPEAIAAGTAKLVGTQADAIASAALSLLNSPTAYDAMAQAVNPFGDGQASQRIVEIVRRYFQLS from the coding sequence ATGTCTGCCCCCATTCGTGTTTGCATTACCTTAGGCACCCGCCCCGAAGCGATTAAATTGGCGCCGGTCATTCAAGCCTTTCGGCAATCAGCGGCATTTGCGACCCAGGTGATTCTCACCGGGCAGCATCGCGAAATGGTGGAACAGGTGATGCAACTCTTTCACCTGGGGGCTGACGAAGACTTGGAAATTATGCAGCCTCAGCAAAGCCTGACGGATATTACTTGCCGCAGCCTGCAAGGGTTAGAAGACTGTTTTGTGCGATCGCAGCCCGACCTCGTCATCGTGCAGGGCGATACTACCACCGCCTTTTCTGCCGCCCTCGCCGCGTTTTACCAAAAAATTCCCGTCGGCCATGTCGAGGCGGGGCTGCGCACTGACGACTTGCTCAACCCCTTTCCAGAGGAGGCCAACCGTCGGTTGATTTCCCAAATTACGCGCCTGCACTTTGCCCCCACCGACACCGCCGTCGGCCACTTGCAAAAATCCGGCGTGGTTGGGGAGGTGCATCATACGGGCAATACCGTGATTGACGCTTTGCTGGCAGTCGCGGCTCAGAATCCTCCCTGCTCAATTCCGGGTTTAGACTGGCAAAAATATCGCGTATTGTTATCGACCGTGCACCGCCGTGAAAACTGGGGCGAGCCGCTGCAAGACATTGCCCAGGGCTTTTTGAAGATTCTCGATCAGTGCCCCGATACGGCGCTGCTGCTGCCGCTGCACCGCAATCCCACCGTGCGAGAACCGCTGACGATCGCCTTAGGCGAGCACCCTCGGGTCTTTTTGACGGAGCCACTGGACTACGCGCAACTGGTGGGGGCGATGCAGCGCTGCACCTTGCTATTGACGGACTCGGGCGGTTTGCAGGAAGAAGCGCCCGGACTGGGCAAACCCGTGCTCGTACTCCGAGAGACGACGGAACGTCCAGAAGCGATCGCCGCTGGCACGGCCAAACTGGTTGGCACCCAGGCCGACGCGATCGCTAGTGCTGCTCTGAGCTTGTTGAATTCGCCCACCGCCTATGACGCCATGGCTCAAGCCGTCAATCCGTTTGGCGATGGCCAGGCTTCTCAACGTATTGTCGAAATCGTGCGCCGCTACTTCCAACTATCCTGA
- a CDS encoding CRR6 family NdhI maturation factor encodes MAHTLKLTADTLYTLDLSGAQAYIEPLIEKGNLLDPEVRIQFEIDFPREPTDPRELSEIPEVRLWFIRLDALYPWLPYVLDWEAGELGRYAAMLVPHQFSPKDGIRYNPEALEIFVMQKIFVVSNWLRSQNNAQTTRLKFMTQMLGYEIEDGLFELLMS; translated from the coding sequence ATGGCCCATACGCTAAAACTCACTGCCGACACGCTGTACACCCTGGATCTGTCAGGAGCGCAGGCATATATCGAACCGCTGATTGAAAAAGGCAATTTGCTAGATCCAGAAGTGCGGATCCAGTTTGAAATTGACTTTCCCCGCGAGCCCACCGACCCGCGCGAACTCTCGGAAATCCCCGAAGTGCGGCTCTGGTTCATTCGCTTAGATGCCCTATATCCCTGGTTGCCCTATGTGCTGGATTGGGAAGCAGGAGAGCTAGGCCGCTATGCCGCCATGCTAGTACCCCATCAGTTCAGCCCCAAAGATGGCATTCGCTACAATCCCGAAGCGTTGGAAATCTTTGTCATGCAGAAAATTTTTGTCGTGTCAAATTGGCTGCGATCGCAAAACAATGCCCAAACCACGCGCCTGAAATTTATGACGCAAATGCTCGGCTATGAGATCGAGGACGGGCTCTTTGAACTGCTGATGTCTTAA
- a CDS encoding prohibitin family protein — MKSQSLGWQPIALGFLALVVFTIASSSFVIINPGQAGVLSILGKAQDGALLEGVHFKPPVISAVDVYDVTVQKFEVPAQSSTKDLQDLSARFAINFRLDPSEVVTIRRTQGTLANIVAKIIAPQTQESFKIAAALRTVEEAITKRQELKNDFDEALDTRLDKYGIIVLDTSVVDLEFSPEFAKAVEEKQIAEQRARRAVYVAQEAEQTAQAEVNRAKGRAEAQRLLAETLKAQGGQLVLQKEAIEAWREGGAQMPRVLVTGGGSSANVPFIFNTADLTAD; from the coding sequence TTGAAATCTCAATCTCTCGGGTGGCAGCCCATCGCCCTAGGATTTTTAGCGTTGGTGGTGTTCACTATCGCCTCTAGCAGCTTTGTGATCATCAATCCGGGCCAAGCGGGCGTCCTCAGTATTTTAGGTAAAGCCCAAGACGGCGCACTGTTAGAAGGCGTCCACTTTAAGCCGCCAGTGATCTCGGCAGTGGATGTCTATGACGTGACCGTACAGAAATTTGAAGTTCCCGCCCAAAGTTCCACCAAAGACTTGCAGGACTTGTCAGCCCGATTTGCGATCAACTTCCGGCTTGATCCCAGCGAAGTCGTCACGATCCGACGCACCCAGGGCACCCTGGCGAACATCGTCGCGAAAATCATTGCCCCGCAGACGCAAGAGTCTTTCAAAATTGCCGCAGCATTGCGTACGGTCGAAGAGGCCATCACCAAGCGGCAAGAATTGAAAAATGACTTTGACGAAGCGCTGGATACGCGGCTAGACAAATACGGCATTATCGTGCTGGATACCAGCGTCGTGGATTTGGAATTTTCGCCCGAGTTTGCCAAGGCCGTCGAAGAAAAGCAAATTGCTGAACAGCGGGCCCGCCGAGCCGTGTATGTCGCCCAAGAGGCCGAACAAACGGCCCAGGCAGAAGTTAACCGCGCGAAGGGCCGCGCCGAAGCTCAGCGTCTCTTAGCGGAAACCTTGAAAGCTCAAGGAGGCCAGCTTGTACTGCAAAAAGAAGCGATCGAAGCTTGGCGAGAGGGCGGTGCCCAGATGCCTCGGGTCCTGGTCACGGGCGGTGGCAGCAGCGCCAACGTACCCTTTATCTTCAATACGGCTGACCTGACGGCTGATTAG
- a CDS encoding MlaE family lipid ABC transporter permease subunit has product MLNPLRRKSRPLPGWRDRRPVMTAPPPYEQPLARSCPYHILMAIILGGQVLMRLLRGRVQRHRVMEHMVAAGPGALTPVLMTNLFAGMIFAIQTAREMARFGTLHALGGAFALGFCRELAPILTAAILAGQVGSAFAAEIGSMKITDQIDALKVLRTDPLEYLVVPRVVACCVMLPILTMLGLVLGVGGGLLAAHLLYDVQAPIFLSSVQELLEPVDLFAVLLKAVIFGAMTALAGCTWGLTTTCSKGLGRSTTAAVVTTWVSLFVVDFFITLILFHGVTILY; this is encoded by the coding sequence ATGCTCAACCCCCTTCGCCGGAAGTCTCGTCCGCTGCCTGGTTGGCGCGATCGCCGTCCGGTTATGACCGCCCCACCGCCATATGAACAGCCATTGGCGCGATCGTGTCCGTACCACATTCTGATGGCCATCATTCTGGGCGGACAGGTACTGATGCGGCTCTTGCGCGGACGAGTCCAGCGTCATCGCGTCATGGAACATATGGTGGCAGCGGGGCCAGGTGCGCTCACTCCCGTACTCATGACCAATCTTTTCGCCGGGATGATTTTTGCCATTCAAACCGCGCGCGAAATGGCCCGCTTTGGCACCCTCCACGCTTTAGGTGGGGCTTTTGCATTGGGCTTTTGCCGAGAGCTCGCCCCCATTCTCACCGCGGCGATCTTGGCTGGCCAGGTGGGCTCCGCCTTTGCCGCCGAAATTGGCAGCATGAAAATCACCGACCAAATTGACGCCCTCAAAGTTTTACGCACCGACCCGCTGGAATATCTGGTGGTGCCTCGCGTGGTGGCCTGCTGCGTCATGCTGCCCATCTTGACCATGCTGGGATTAGTACTCGGGGTTGGAGGCGGGTTGCTAGCCGCTCATCTGCTATATGACGTACAAGCCCCCATTTTTCTGAGCTCCGTACAGGAATTGTTGGAACCGGTTGATTTATTCGCAGTGTTGCTCAAGGCAGTAATCTTTGGGGCTATGACGGCACTTGCAGGCTGCACTTGGGGTTTAACGACCACTTGCAGCAAAGGTTTGGGGCGTTCAACCACGGCCGCCGTGGTGACCACTTGGGTCAGTCTGTTTGTGGTTGATTTTTTTATTACCCTCATCCTGTTCCACGGGGTCACGATACTGTACTAG